The bacterium genome includes a region encoding these proteins:
- a CDS encoding response regulator, translating to MRSEPGTVRFRHLAQEDGLPSAGIQSILQDRDGFIWLGSQNGLSRFDGYEFTNYQHNPGDPGSLAHDFVWSLLEDHQGVLWVGTDGGGLSRFDPLTGSFTHFQNDPSDPTSLSGDRVRVLLEDQTGVLWVGTHSGGLNRFDRQSQSFTPFRHNPEDPASLGGDRVRDLFEDRLGLLWVATDGGGLSALNPATGVFTRFHHDPANPSSLSSDRVRCVFEDSGGSVWAGTYDGGLNRLDPAARKVDRFQPDKRSPRSLSSDKVRVVLEDTSGTLWVGTDDGLNAWEPATNTFRHYRHEAADPYSLSHDTVSSIFEDRGGVLWVGTYAGLNTWDTATGDFLHYRRRADEPTELSNNFVTSFAEDRDGSVWVGTFGGGLNRLDRTTGTFTSYRHEAIDPSSLSDDRVMSLLVDSRGVLWIGTLDGGLNRFDRRRGSFDRFQHDPGDPTSLGWNGVTALLEDQRSTLWVGTIRGGLHRFDSSRQSFVRYRHDPSDPRSLSSDRVTSVYEDQTGVLWVGTEAAGLNRLVRQTDGFVRYRHDPTDPRSLSSDSIWSLVGDADGDLWIGTRGAGLNRWRATDRRAGELSVTRYLLAQGLRSNNVFAALVSDQGDLWLSSDRGLARINPHDGKVTHYDTSHGLQSNDFNFAAAMRARSGELFFGGVNGFNVFAPASIRSNPHPPAVVLTDFLKFNSSVGFSSPLGEVEEIWLGHKDSVIAFEFAGLDYSAPEKNRYMYKLEGFDRDWIDAGNLRRATYTNLHAGSYAFRARASNNDGVWNEEGLTVRLVVAPPPWLSWWAYGLYALSVAVFAVAVARSLRRKRRHALALERANVSLKIEIHDRQAKEKALEAEKRKAQEYLDVAEVIMVALDEQGQVTLINQKGCRVLGYEEEEIVGSPWVEKFVPEDRRAEVRAQLEDIGAYQYYEYELLTREGDRRIIAWHSTRFAPGDDSAPIVLSSGSDITQMRELEKQVRMSQKMEALGTLAGGIAHDFNNILTAVYGFSSLTLDALPEESEEAEHIEQVVKASERARDLVGRILTFSRRDERPKEPVALGPVVQEACGLLRSSLPATIRFRATVDPDCPAVIADPGQIHQVVMNLGTNAAQALEASGELEIKLESVELAAADLGRGSDLVVGPHVRLTVKDSGHGMDAATLDRMFDPFFTTKEAGSGTGLGLSVVHGIVKAHGGDIRASSELGRGTTLVVHFPTGGIEAPVRDRQDTQFTGKECILFVDDEKSIAEVAKKMLEAAGYEVVAHTSGKEALRVFKGQPDRFQLLVTDQLMPEITGAALIEEMRRVRPDLPVVVASGTRKEDPTQRLGHAFLQKPFSPAEISRMVRQALDESRESDPSVN from the coding sequence GTGCGTAGTGAGCCCGGGACCGTCCGCTTTCGCCACCTGGCCCAAGAGGACGGTCTGCCCTCGGCGGGGATCCAGTCGATTCTCCAGGACCGTGACGGCTTTATCTGGCTCGGCTCACAGAACGGCCTGAGCCGCTTCGACGGCTACGAGTTCACCAACTACCAGCACAATCCCGGCGACCCGGGCTCGTTGGCGCATGACTTCGTCTGGTCGCTGCTCGAGGATCACCAAGGCGTCCTCTGGGTGGGGACCGACGGCGGCGGTCTCAGCCGTTTCGACCCGCTGACGGGGAGCTTCACTCATTTCCAGAACGACCCCTCGGACCCGACCAGTCTGAGCGGCGACCGCGTGCGGGTCCTGCTCGAGGACCAGACGGGTGTCTTGTGGGTCGGGACGCACAGCGGCGGTCTCAACCGTTTCGATCGGCAAAGCCAGTCATTCACTCCCTTCCGCCACAATCCGGAAGATCCGGCAAGCCTAGGCGGCGACCGGGTGCGGGATCTATTCGAGGATCGTCTGGGCCTGCTGTGGGTCGCCACCGACGGCGGCGGACTCAGCGCGCTCAACCCCGCCACGGGTGTCTTCACGCGCTTCCACCATGATCCGGCGAACCCGTCGAGTCTCAGCTCCGATCGGGTGCGCTGCGTCTTCGAAGACAGCGGCGGCAGCGTATGGGCCGGAACCTACGATGGTGGGCTGAACCGGCTCGATCCGGCCGCTCGCAAGGTCGACCGGTTCCAACCCGACAAGCGGTCGCCTAGAAGCCTCAGCTCGGACAAAGTCCGGGTCGTTCTCGAAGACACCTCCGGCACTTTGTGGGTCGGTACCGACGATGGCCTCAATGCCTGGGAGCCTGCCACCAACACTTTCAGACACTACCGCCATGAGGCAGCCGACCCCTACAGCTTGAGCCACGACACCGTGAGCTCCATCTTCGAGGACCGGGGCGGGGTGCTGTGGGTGGGTACCTACGCCGGCCTCAACACCTGGGACACCGCCACCGGAGACTTCCTCCACTACCGGCGACGCGCCGATGAGCCGACCGAGCTGAGCAACAACTTCGTGACCTCCTTCGCCGAAGACCGGGACGGATCCGTTTGGGTGGGCACGTTCGGGGGTGGACTCAATCGGCTCGATCGCACGACTGGCACCTTCACCAGCTATCGCCATGAGGCGATCGACCCCAGCAGCCTGAGCGACGATCGCGTGATGTCGTTGCTGGTGGACAGCCGGGGCGTCCTCTGGATCGGAACGCTGGACGGGGGGCTCAATCGGTTCGACCGGCGGCGCGGCAGTTTCGACCGCTTCCAGCACGACCCCGGCGACCCGACAAGCCTCGGCTGGAACGGGGTGACGGCCCTGCTCGAAGACCAACGGTCCACGCTCTGGGTCGGCACCATTCGCGGCGGGCTCCATCGCTTTGACAGCTCGCGACAGAGCTTCGTTCGCTATCGTCACGATCCGAGCGACCCGCGCAGTCTGAGCAGCGACCGCGTCACCTCCGTCTACGAAGATCAGACGGGCGTCCTCTGGGTCGGCACCGAGGCCGCGGGACTCAACCGGCTGGTTCGCCAGACGGATGGCTTCGTACGCTACCGGCACGATCCGACCGATCCGCGCAGTCTGAGCAGCGACAGCATCTGGAGTCTCGTGGGAGACGCGGACGGCGACCTCTGGATCGGCACCCGAGGAGCGGGCCTCAACCGATGGAGAGCCACCGACCGCCGAGCCGGGGAGTTGTCGGTGACACGCTACCTACTCGCGCAGGGCCTGCGCAGCAACAACGTCTTCGCCGCCCTGGTGAGTGATCAGGGCGATCTGTGGCTGAGCAGCGATCGCGGCCTCGCCCGGATCAATCCCCACGACGGCAAGGTAACCCATTACGACACCAGCCACGGGCTGCAGAGCAACGACTTCAACTTCGCGGCCGCCATGCGCGCCCGCAGCGGCGAGCTATTCTTCGGCGGCGTCAACGGCTTCAACGTCTTCGCGCCCGCATCTATCCGATCGAATCCACACCCACCCGCTGTCGTCTTGACCGATTTTCTCAAGTTCAACAGCTCCGTTGGGTTCTCCAGCCCGCTTGGCGAAGTCGAAGAGATCTGGCTCGGCCACAAAGACTCGGTCATCGCCTTCGAGTTCGCGGGCCTCGACTACTCGGCGCCGGAGAAGAACCGATACATGTACAAGCTCGAGGGCTTCGACCGCGACTGGATCGATGCGGGCAACTTGCGTCGTGCCACCTACACCAACCTGCACGCCGGTAGCTACGCCTTCCGCGCCAGGGCGTCGAACAATGACGGCGTATGGAACGAGGAGGGACTGACGGTCCGACTCGTGGTCGCGCCGCCGCCTTGGCTCAGTTGGTGGGCGTACGGCCTCTACGCGCTGTCGGTCGCCGTCTTTGCCGTGGCCGTGGCCCGGTCACTGCGGCGCAAGCGACGCCACGCCCTCGCACTCGAGCGGGCCAACGTCTCACTCAAGATCGAGATTCACGATCGCCAGGCCAAAGAGAAAGCTCTCGAGGCCGAGAAGCGCAAGGCCCAGGAGTACCTGGACGTCGCCGAAGTGATCATGGTCGCCCTCGACGAGCAAGGCCAGGTGACCTTGATCAACCAGAAGGGCTGTCGGGTTCTCGGCTATGAGGAGGAAGAGATCGTGGGCAGCCCTTGGGTCGAGAAGTTCGTACCGGAGGATCGTCGAGCCGAGGTGCGAGCACAACTCGAAGACATCGGCGCCTACCAGTACTACGAGTACGAGCTGCTCACTCGAGAGGGCGATAGGCGAATCATTGCCTGGCACTCGACTCGCTTCGCTCCTGGCGACGACAGCGCGCCGATCGTTCTGAGCTCGGGCAGCGACATCACTCAGATGAGGGAGCTCGAGAAACAGGTCCGCATGTCGCAAAAAATGGAAGCACTCGGTACCCTGGCGGGCGGGATCGCGCACGACTTCAACAACATCCTGACCGCCGTCTACGGCTTCTCCAGCCTGACCCTGGACGCCCTTCCCGAGGAGAGCGAAGAGGCCGAGCACATCGAGCAGGTGGTCAAAGCCAGCGAGCGCGCCCGCGACCTCGTGGGACGCATCCTGACGTTCAGTCGGCGGGACGAACGGCCCAAGGAGCCGGTGGCGCTCGGACCGGTCGTCCAGGAAGCCTGCGGACTGCTCCGTTCCTCGTTGCCGGCAACGATCCGGTTCCGTGCCACGGTCGACCCGGACTGCCCCGCCGTGATCGCCGATCCCGGTCAGATTCATCAGGTCGTGATGAACCTCGGGACTAACGCCGCCCAGGCCCTCGAGGCGAGCGGCGAGCTGGAAATCAAGCTCGAGAGCGTCGAGCTCGCAGCGGCCGACCTTGGCCGGGGCTCCGACCTCGTCGTCGGCCCCCACGTTCGGCTGACGGTCAAGGACAGCGGGCACGGCATGGATGCCGCCACCCTGGACAGGATGTTCGACCCCTTCTTCACGACCAAGGAGGCGGGCTCCGGAACCGGGCTCGGGCTGTCCGTCGTGCACGGCATCGTCAAGGCCCACGGCGGCGACATTCGCGCCTCGAGCGAGCTCGGGCGCGGGACCACCCTGGTCGTGCACTTCCCCACCGGCGGAATCGAAGCGCCGGTCCGCGACCGGCAGGACACCCAGTTCACCGGCAAGGAGTGCATCCTGTTCGTCGACGATGAGAAGTCCATCGCGGAGGTGGCCAAAAAGATGCTCGAAGCCGCCGGCTATGAGGTTGTTGCGCACACGAGCGGCAAGGAAGCCCTGCGCGTTTTCAAAGGTCAGCCGGACCGCTTCCAACTACTGGTCACGGATCAACTGATGCCGGAGATCACCGGCGCGGCGCTGATCGAGGAGATGCGACGGGTGCGGCCCGATCTTCCGGTCGTCGTCGCCAGTGGAACGCGCAAAGAGGACCCGACCCAGAGACTCGGTCACGCCTTCCTGCAGAAGCCCTTCTCGCCGGCTGAGATCAGCCGCATGGTCCGCCAGGCACTGGACGAGAGCCGCGAGTCGGACCCATCAGTCAACTGA
- a CDS encoding hydroxymethylglutaryl-CoA reductase, producing MTFIPGALLRNLYNHSSLRNSGTGVRFSVKNRLSPASLRRIERVSLNGEVIHPERIEVTVDSGDAFPVTQIGPDQPVDFPLGSLLTFHLAVDPLAEGKHGLEFAFETAPFGKLKFGVKDALRTGKRPPGTVPRDAEDDYSDEIISARRKFVREQTGATLEHMSQYSFEPRVTQGNIEHFTGVAQIPLGIAGPLLVHGAHAKGEFYVPLATSEGTLVASYNRGMKVIHKSGGVKCAVVGDNMQRAPVFIFDDAASARRFADWLVSRMDDIKAVCADSDPFVTLKYVDYYLANKFAFTRFNFTTGDAAGMNMVGKATFAACNWILEHCKEVEIQHFYLESNFATDKKASMINLMRSRGKRVTAELVVKRDVLRDIMDADTESIERHSKIANVGSMLSGANNNGCHAANAITAIFIATGQDVANVSESSAGLVYTELTPEKDLYMSITLPSLIVATCGGGTGLPTQHEGLEIMGCAGVGKVMKFAEIVAGTVLAGEISLAAAISSLDWVSSHEQLGRNDPTRRGQ from the coding sequence ATGACGTTCATCCCCGGAGCACTACTAAGGAATCTGTATAACCACTCCAGCCTGAGAAATTCGGGCACGGGCGTGCGCTTCTCGGTGAAGAACCGGCTGAGCCCGGCATCACTCAGGCGCATCGAGCGGGTCTCACTCAACGGCGAGGTCATACATCCCGAGAGAATCGAGGTCACCGTCGATTCCGGCGACGCCTTCCCGGTGACTCAGATCGGCCCGGACCAACCGGTGGACTTCCCGTTGGGCAGTCTTCTGACTTTCCACCTGGCGGTGGACCCACTCGCGGAGGGCAAGCACGGCTTGGAGTTCGCGTTCGAAACCGCGCCCTTCGGCAAGCTGAAGTTCGGCGTCAAGGACGCGCTCCGAACCGGGAAACGGCCTCCCGGCACGGTCCCGCGCGACGCCGAAGACGATTACAGCGACGAGATCATCAGCGCCCGCCGGAAATTCGTGCGCGAGCAGACGGGTGCGACACTCGAGCACATGAGTCAATACTCCTTCGAGCCCCGCGTAACCCAAGGCAACATCGAGCACTTCACCGGCGTTGCCCAGATCCCTCTGGGGATCGCCGGCCCGCTACTGGTCCACGGTGCGCACGCCAAAGGCGAGTTCTATGTCCCGCTGGCGACCTCGGAAGGGACGCTGGTGGCGTCCTACAACCGGGGCATGAAGGTGATCCACAAGAGCGGTGGGGTGAAGTGCGCGGTGGTCGGCGACAACATGCAGCGAGCGCCGGTGTTCATCTTCGACGATGCCGCGAGCGCGCGCCGCTTCGCCGACTGGCTGGTCTCCCGGATGGACGACATCAAGGCGGTGTGCGCGGACTCCGATCCGTTCGTGACGCTGAAGTACGTCGACTACTACCTGGCAAACAAGTTCGCATTCACGCGCTTCAACTTCACGACCGGCGACGCCGCCGGCATGAACATGGTGGGGAAGGCCACGTTCGCGGCCTGCAACTGGATTCTCGAACACTGCAAGGAGGTCGAGATCCAGCACTTCTATCTGGAGTCCAACTTCGCCACCGACAAGAAGGCATCGATGATCAATCTGATGCGCTCCCGCGGCAAGCGGGTCACGGCGGAGCTGGTCGTGAAGCGCGACGTGCTGCGCGACATCATGGACGCCGACACCGAGTCCATCGAGAGGCACTCGAAGATCGCGAATGTCGGCAGTATGCTCTCGGGTGCCAACAACAACGGCTGTCACGCCGCCAACGCCATCACCGCGATCTTTATCGCCACGGGCCAGGATGTGGCCAACGTGTCCGAGTCATCGGCCGGGCTGGTCTATACGGAACTGACGCCGGAGAAGGACCTCTACATGTCCATTACGCTGCCGTCGTTGATCGTCGCGACGTGCGGCGGCGGCACCGGGCTTCCCACCCAGCACGAAGGTCTGGAGATCATGGGCTGCGCCGGCGTCGGCAAGGTCATGAAGTTCGCGGAGATCGTCGCCGGCACGGTGCTCGCGGGTGAGATCTCGCTCGCGGCGGCCATCTCCTCACTCGACTGGGTGTCCAGCCACGAGCAGCTGGGACGAAACGACCCGACCCGGCGCGGGCAGTGA